The Lewinella sp. 4G2 nucleotide sequence GTCGGTGAAGCCCCGATCTTCATCGACGACACTCCGGGCATCAACGTATTCGAACTCCGCGCCAAGTGCCGCCGCCTCAAGCAGGAAAAGGGTATCGATATGGTCATCATCGATTACCTCCAACTTATGTCCGGCGCCGGCGAAAGCAACAAGGGCATGAACCGGGAGCAGGAAGTCTCCGGCATCAGCCGTGCCCTCAAAGGCCTGGCCAAAGAATTGGAAGTACCGGTGATTGCGCTGTCTCAGCTCAGCCGGGCGGTAGAGAGCCGTGGTGGAGATAAACGCCCGCAGCTCAGTGACTTACGCGAATCTGGTAGCATCGAACAGGACGCAGACATCGTAATGTTCCTCCACCGCCCCGAATACTACGGCATCCACGAAGACGAAATGGGTAACTCCAACGCCGGTATCGCCAACGTCATCGTCGGGAAGAACCGCCACGGTGAAGCCAAGGACATCCGCATGGCCTTCATCAACGACTTCGCCCGCTTCGCCGACCTCGAAGACCCCGATTTCAACCTCCTGCCCGACGGCGCCATCTCCCCCGAATCCGGCGGCCAGCCCTACGGCTCCACCACCATCCCCTCGCGAATGAATACGGACGAGGATATACCGTTTTAAAGTAGCGAGATTCGAGTATCAAGTACCGAGTTGCTAGACTCAGGCCATGCTACTCGTTACTTGCCACTCGTAACTCGCAACTCCCCATGCTCCCCTTCCAAAACCGCCTCAAGAAAATGGCCCGCCACCACGGCAAATGGGCCCGCCGCCAGGAACTCGACGCCTACCGGATCTACGATGCGGACCTGGACGAGTACCCCATCACCGTGGACCGCTACGGCGAACAACTCTACGTCTCCATCTACCACCGCCGGGGGGAAGAATGGACGGACGCAGACTTCCAGGACCGCAAGCTCGCCTACCGCGATGCCATCACCGAAACCCTGGAAGTGGGCCGGGACCAGGTTTTCTTCAAACTCCGCAAGCGGCAATCCGGGACGGATCAGTACGAAAAACTATCCGTCGCCCAACGCGAATTCACGGTGGCGGAAAATGGCCTCGGCTTCATCGTCAACCTCACCGATTACCTCGATACCGGCCTTTTCCTGGACCACCGCCAGACGCGGATGATGATCGCCAAGGACGTTCAGGCCACGGAGAACGCCGTCGTGCTCAACCTCTTTGCCGGGACCTGTTCCTTCACCATCTACGCCGCGGCCGCGGGTGCCAAGCGCGTGGATTCAGTGGAACTCTCCAAAACCTACCTGGACTGGGGGGAAAGGAACCTCGCCCTCAACGAATTGGAAAAGGGGAACCACCGCTTCCTCCAGGAGGACGCCATGCAGTGGCTGAA carries:
- a CDS encoding class I SAM-dependent methyltransferase, with the protein product MLPFQNRLKKMARHHGKWARRQELDAYRIYDADLDEYPITVDRYGEQLYVSIYHRRGEEWTDADFQDRKLAYRDAITETLEVGRDQVFFKLRKRQSGTDQYEKLSVAQREFTVAENGLGFIVNLTDYLDTGLFLDHRQTRMMIAKDVQATENAVVLNLFAGTCSFTIYAAAAGAKRVDSVELSKTYLDWGERNLALNELEKGNHRFLQEDAMQWLKKDRNPNYDIVILDPPTFSNSKRMRDSLDVQRDHVGLINRSLSLLKPGGRLYFMTSFRKFKLAEDYLKGAASVKEITGQTVPPDFRKRKPHRCWLLVRTDEEA